One window of Centropristis striata isolate RG_2023a ecotype Rhode Island chromosome 21, C.striata_1.0, whole genome shotgun sequence genomic DNA carries:
- the csnk1db gene encoding casein kinase I isoform X1, whose product MELRVGNRYRLGRKIGSGSFGDIYLGTDISVGEEVAIKLECVKTKHPQLHIESKIYKMMQGGVGIPTIKWCGAEGDYNVMVMELLGPSLEDLFNFCSRKFSLKTVLLLADQMISRIEYIHSKNFIHRDVKPDNFLMGLGKKGNLVYIIDFGLAKKYRDARTHQHIPYRENKNLTGTARYASINTHLGIEQSRRDDLESLGYVLMYFNLGSLPWQGLKAATKRQKYERISEKKMSTPIEVLCKGYPSEFATYLNFCRSLRFDDKPDYSYLRQLFRNLFHRQGFSYDYVFDWNMLKFGANRAAEEAERERRDREDRLRHGRNPGARGLPAASGRPRGTQDGAPPTPLTPTSHTANTSPRQVSGMERERKVSMRLHRGAPVNVSSSDLTGRQDTSRMSTSQMVSGVPTAGLHLLAPR is encoded by the exons gcACAGATATTTCAGTTGGTGAAGAAGTTGCAATCAAGTTGGAATGTGTGAAGACCAAACACCCCCAGCTCCACATCGAGAGCAAGATCTACAAGATGATGCAAGGAGGAG TGGGCATCCCAACGATAAAGTGGTGTGGAGCAGAAGGTGACTACAATGTGATGGTGATGGAGCTGCTGGGGCCCAGCCTGGAGGATCTCTTCAACTTCTGCTCCCGCAAGTTCAGCCTCAAGACGGTCCTGCTGCTGGCCGATCAGATG ATCAGTCGCATCGAGTACATTCACTCCAAGAACTTCATCCACAGAGACGTGAAGCCTGATAACTTCCTGATGGGTTTGGGCAAAAAGGGCAACCTGGTCTACATTATTGACTTCGGCCTGGCGAAAAAATATCGAGACGCTCGCACACACCAGCACATCCCTTACCGCGAGAACAAGAACCTGACGGGCACCGCACGCTACGCCTCCATCAACACACATCTGGGGATtg AGCAGTCGAGGCGTGATGACCTGGAGTCCTTGGGTTATGTTCTCATGTATTTTAATCTGGGCTCGTTGCCGTGGCAAGGCCTCAAGGCTGCTACCAAGAGGCAAAAGTACGAACGCATCAGTGAGAAGAAAATGTCCACCCCTATTGAGGTGCTTTGCAAGGGATACCCAT CTGAGTTTGCAACCTACCTGAACTTCTGCCGCTCGCTGCGCTTCGATGACAAGCCGGACTACTCGTACCTACGGCAGCTCTTCAGGAACCTGTTCCACCGACAGGGCTTCTCTTACGACTACGTGTTTGACTGGAACATGCTCAAGTTT GGAGCGAACCGAGCAgcagaggaagcagagagggaGCGGCGGGACCGGGAGGACAGGCTTCGACACGGCAGGAACCCCGGAGCCAGAGGATTACCTGCTGCATCAGGACGACCACGAGGAACTCAGGACGGAGCCCCGCCCACCCCGCTAACACCCACCTCACACACAG CGAACACTTCCCCTCGACAAGTGTCCGGGATGGAACGGGAACGAAAGGTCAGCATGCGGCTTCACCGCGGCGCTCCGGTCAACGTGTCGTCCTCAGACCTGACAGGACGCCAAGACACGTCCCGCATGTCCACGTCACAG ATGGTGTCCGGTGTTCCTACTGCTGGTCTCCATCTCCTCGCTCCTCGATGA
- the csnk1db gene encoding casein kinase I isoform X2, translating to MELRVGNRYRLGRKIGSGSFGDIYLGTDISVGEEVAIKLECVKTKHPQLHIESKIYKMMQGGVGIPTIKWCGAEGDYNVMVMELLGPSLEDLFNFCSRKFSLKTVLLLADQMISRIEYIHSKNFIHRDVKPDNFLMGLGKKGNLVYIIDFGLAKKYRDARTHQHIPYRENKNLTGTARYASINTHLGIEQSRRDDLESLGYVLMYFNLGSLPWQGLKAATKRQKYERISEKKMSTPIEVLCKGYPSEFATYLNFCRSLRFDDKPDYSYLRQLFRNLFHRQGFSYDYVFDWNMLKFGANRAAEEAERERRDREDRLRHGRNPGARGLPAASGRPRGTQDGAPPTPLTPTSHTANTSPRQVSGMERERKVSMRLHRGAPVNVSSSDLTGRQDTSRMSTSQNSIPYEHHAK from the exons gcACAGATATTTCAGTTGGTGAAGAAGTTGCAATCAAGTTGGAATGTGTGAAGACCAAACACCCCCAGCTCCACATCGAGAGCAAGATCTACAAGATGATGCAAGGAGGAG TGGGCATCCCAACGATAAAGTGGTGTGGAGCAGAAGGTGACTACAATGTGATGGTGATGGAGCTGCTGGGGCCCAGCCTGGAGGATCTCTTCAACTTCTGCTCCCGCAAGTTCAGCCTCAAGACGGTCCTGCTGCTGGCCGATCAGATG ATCAGTCGCATCGAGTACATTCACTCCAAGAACTTCATCCACAGAGACGTGAAGCCTGATAACTTCCTGATGGGTTTGGGCAAAAAGGGCAACCTGGTCTACATTATTGACTTCGGCCTGGCGAAAAAATATCGAGACGCTCGCACACACCAGCACATCCCTTACCGCGAGAACAAGAACCTGACGGGCACCGCACGCTACGCCTCCATCAACACACATCTGGGGATtg AGCAGTCGAGGCGTGATGACCTGGAGTCCTTGGGTTATGTTCTCATGTATTTTAATCTGGGCTCGTTGCCGTGGCAAGGCCTCAAGGCTGCTACCAAGAGGCAAAAGTACGAACGCATCAGTGAGAAGAAAATGTCCACCCCTATTGAGGTGCTTTGCAAGGGATACCCAT CTGAGTTTGCAACCTACCTGAACTTCTGCCGCTCGCTGCGCTTCGATGACAAGCCGGACTACTCGTACCTACGGCAGCTCTTCAGGAACCTGTTCCACCGACAGGGCTTCTCTTACGACTACGTGTTTGACTGGAACATGCTCAAGTTT GGAGCGAACCGAGCAgcagaggaagcagagagggaGCGGCGGGACCGGGAGGACAGGCTTCGACACGGCAGGAACCCCGGAGCCAGAGGATTACCTGCTGCATCAGGACGACCACGAGGAACTCAGGACGGAGCCCCGCCCACCCCGCTAACACCCACCTCACACACAG CGAACACTTCCCCTCGACAAGTGTCCGGGATGGAACGGGAACGAAAGGTCAGCATGCGGCTTCACCGCGGCGCTCCGGTCAACGTGTCGTCCTCAGACCTGACAGGACGCCAAGACACGTCCCGCATGTCCACGTCACAG AATAGTATTCCCTACGAGCATCACGCCAAGTAG